In the Hordeum vulgare subsp. vulgare chromosome 7H, MorexV3_pseudomolecules_assembly, whole genome shotgun sequence genome, one interval contains:
- the LOC123413324 gene encoding geranylgeranyl transferase type-2 subunit alpha 1 yields the protein MHGQPRRPKQPEDDAAAAAKAAKLRELQVQVLHNHHTCTYTEEALGLSFKLLEINPEAYTAWNYRKLALQHNLKELSDPEAIKSSVDAELRVVELALRQNPKSYGAWYHRKWLLNQKLAPVDFKREYGLLDKLLKVDARNFHGWNYRRFLAKFMGVPEEKELQYTMDKIGENFSNYSAWHNRSILLSNLLIQRREGFESKQKIFSEEFELVIQALFTDPSDQSGWFYHLWLLAQTSTPDNPQLISSWPSHGAKLSLFSARKNEDQNMVSSPSSICCYSLKEGIIPIVLYFNDPVKGLNPSNVKLNSDFVFDKDVQWRPLAITDSGYSNCWATYLEIANEDCSTPQQFSVEVSIPCSNDIMSRSGSHCNCHVHFTFTIELGTNNDEAHDIDLFHDPISWSSSESFQSHGKPSCVAFDQLNITSALVQEESRWNLDRLSDEIDLFRDLPDENSKFAKLTLARLLLACAAIKSRGSSLIERKGYCEEALGFFSDLINLDPSHKRYYEDERSLVLMDQLTCDMEAFMKYCSVQVRSNSAPLNHVQLCRLSLTRIGFTERMLWVQMLDLSHNKLRSIEGLEALQQLVCLNISNNQLSSFTSLEPLTKISLKALDLSFNEIGAHPIDTTRYICSSPFSHKVERCEAFEECRKINVNVEEFWDAILFFKSVNLVQLDIKGNAVADKDSFATVVTTLSPSLKWLDGACIH from the exons ATGCACGGCCAGCCTCGCCGGCCGAAACAGCCGGAGGacgacgcggcggcggcggcgaaggcCGCCAAGCTCCGAGAACTCCAGGTCCAAgtcctccacaaccaccatacctgcac GTACACCGAGGAGGCGCTTGGGCTGAGCTTCAAGCTCCTCGAGATAAACCCGGAGGCCTACACGGCGTGGAACTACAGGAAGCTCGCGCTGCAGCACAACCTCAAGGAGCTCTCTGATCCAGAGGCCATCAAATCTTCTGTCGATGCCGAGCTCAGAGTG GTGGAGCTTGCCCTGAGGCAGAACCCAAAGTCCTATGGAGCGTGGTATCATCGCAAGTGGTTGCTGAATCAGAAGCTTGCCCCTGTGGATTTCAAGCGCGAATACGGCCTCTTGGATAAACTGTTAAAGGTGGATGCGAGGAATTTCCACGGATGGAATTACCGCAG GTTCCTTGCAAAATTTATGGGGGTGCCAGAAGAGAAAGAACTTCAGTACAcaatggataagatcggtgaaaaTTTCAGTaattactcagcatggcataatcGTAG TATACTTCTGTCCAATCTGCTAATCCAAAGAAGGGAAGGTTTTGAGTCAAAGCAGAAGATCTTTTCAGAGGAGTTTGAACTTGTGATTCAGGCACTTTTTACAGACCCTAGTGACCAAAGCGGTTGGTTCTATCACCTCTGGCTTTTAGCTCAGACATCTACCCCTGATAACCCACAGCTGATTTCATCTTGGCCTTCTCATGGTGCAAAGCTCAGTTTATTTTCGGCAAGGAAAAATGAAGACCAGAACATGGTGTCTTCCCCGAGCTCCATTTGTTGTTACTCTTTGAAGGAAGGGATTATACCCATTGTGCTTTATTTCAATGATCCCGTCAAAGGATTAAATCCATCAAATGTAAAgttaaattctgattttgtgtttgATAAGGATGTCCAGTGGAGGCCCCTCGCGATAACTGACTCTGGGTATTCTAATTGTTGGGCCACATATCTTGAAATTGCAAACGAAGATTGTAGCACTCCACAACAATTTTCTGTTGAAGTAAGCATACCCTGCTCAAATGATATCATGTCAAGAAGTGGCTCTCACTGCAATTGCCATGTACATTTTACGTTTACCATTGAACTGGGCACCAATAATGATGAAGCACATGATATCGATTTGTTTCATGATCCAATCTCCTGGAGTAGCTCAGAATCATTCCAGTCTCATGGGAAACCCAGTTGTGTCGCTTTTGATCAGCTAAATATCACCAGTGCCTTGGTTCAAGAAGAGTCAAGATGGAATTTGGATAGACTATCTGATGAAATCGACCTTTTCAGAGATTTACCAGATGAGAATAG TAAATTTGCTAAGTTGACACTAGCACGGCTATTGCTTGCTTGCGCTGCAATAAAGTCCCGTGGAAGTTCTTTGATTGAAAGGAAGGGGTACTGCGAAGAGGCGCTAGGGTTCTTCAGTGACTTGATTAATTTGGATCCTTCTCATAAAAGGTATTATGAAGATGAGCGGAGCTTAGTCCTAATGGATCAG CTAACATGTGACATGGAGGCTTTCATGAAGTACTGTTCAGTCCAAGTTAGATCAAATTCAGCTCCATTAAACCATGTGCAACTTTGCAGATTGTCTTTAACACGCATTGGATTTACTGAACGCATGTTGTGGGTTCAAATGCTGGACCTAAGCCATAACAAGCTCAGATCAATTGAAG GTTTGGAGGCCTTGCAGCagcttgtgtgcctgaacatcagCAATAACCAGCTCAGCAGTTTCACGTCACTCGAACCCCTGACGAAGATTTCTTTGAAAGCGTTAGATTTATCTTTCAACGAGATCGGAGCTCACCCGATCGACACAACACGGTATATATGCTCATCTCCGTTTTCGCACAAAGTCGAACGGTGTGAAGCCTTCGAGGAGTGCCGAAAGATAAACGTCAACGTGGAGGAGTTCTGGGACGCCATACTCTTCTTCAAATCCGTGAACCTGGTGCAGCTTGACATCAAGGGAAATGCGGTTGCCGACAAGGATAGCTTCGCGACTGTCGTGACGACACTCAGCCCTTCTCTGAAGTGGCTCGACGGCGCATGTATCCATTAG
- the LOC123413325 gene encoding uncharacterized protein LOC123413325: MEGAPSDGQVISSTADPCLDSSAASADAAGGSGSQHVSTLRKLLFRRMLVGVNDGRYFLGLFHCVDKQGNIILQDAVEYRSARRSSPSAPKEERCLGLILIPASCRSSCHVDCFIQEQMALLSLSK; this comes from the coding sequence ATGGAAGGAGCGCCATCAGATGGCCAGGTGATCTCGTCCACCGCAGACCCTTGCCTCGACAGCTCGGCCGCATCCGCGGACGCCGCCGGTGGCAGCGGCTCGCAGCACGTTTCAACGCTCCGGAAGCTGCTGTTCCGGAGGATGCTGGTCGGGGTGAACGACGGCCGCTACTTCCTGGGGCTGTTCCACTGCGTCGACAAGCAGGGGAACATAATCCTGCAGGACGCGGTGGAGTACCGCAGCGCGCGCCGTTCTTCTCCCTCGGCTCCCAAGGAGGAGCGGTGCCTCGGCCTCATCCTCATCCCAGCTTCCTGCCGCTCCTCCTGCCATGTCGACTGCTTCATCCAGGAGCAGATGGCCCTGCTGTCCCTGAGCAAGTAG